The following coding sequences are from one Musa acuminata AAA Group cultivar baxijiao chromosome BXJ2-4, Cavendish_Baxijiao_AAA, whole genome shotgun sequence window:
- the LOC103982659 gene encoding tobamovirus multiplication protein 2A isoform X2, with product MACKGFWECLLKLLNFILTLAGLAMVGYGVYLLVEWNKVASGSDGEDPASPTSSDSEFLKLGRPILVAVSLSSSFLDYLPKAWFIYLFIGIGVVLFVISCFGCIGAVTRNGCCLSCYAFLVILLVLAELAAAAFIFFDHSWKDLVPDDKTRNFDIIYDFLEDNWKIAKWVALGVVILEGLVFMLALIVRAVNRPIEYDSDDDVCIAPRSSIRQPLMNRQGAPATGVPVLGTLDHRPSRNDAWSQRMREKYGLDTSEFTYNPSDPSRYQQATVPPAEERGHCTIL from the exons ATGGCTTGTAAGGGGTTCTGGGAATGCTTGTTGAAGCTTCTCAACTTTATCTTGACGCTCGCGGGGTTGGCGATGGTGGGATACGGGGTTTACTTGCTGGTGGAGTGGAATAAGGTCGCTTCAGGCAGCGACGGCGAAGACCCGGCTTCGCCGACgagtagcgattccgagttcttgAAGCTTGGGCGTCCCATACTTGTTGCGGTGTCCCTTTCGTCGAGTTTTCTCGATTATCTCCCCAAAGCTTG GTTCATTTATTTGTTTATTGGTATTGGGGTTGTTCTATTTGTCATATCATGCTTTGGTTGCATTGGAGCAGTTACAAGGAACGGGTGCTGCCTGTCTTGT TATGCTTTCTTAGTGATTCTGTTGGTTCTTGCTGAGTTGGCTGCTGCAGCTTTCATATTCTTTGACCATAGCTGGAAGGAT CTTGTTcctgatgataaaactagaaatTTTGACATTATATATGACTTTTTGGAGGATAACTGGAAGATAGCAAAATGGGTTGCTCTTggagttgttattttagag GGCTTGGTATTCATGTTAGCTCTTATAGTAAGAGCTGTAAACAGGCCCATTGAATATGACAGCGACGACGATGTGTGCATTGCTCCAAGATCTTCCATCCGACAACCATTAATGAATCGGCAGGGAGCCCCAGCAACTGGAGTACCTGTACTTGGCACACTTGACCATCGCCCTAGCAGAAACGATGCGTGGAGCCAACGAATGAGAGAAAAG TATGGTCTTGATACCTCTGAGTTCACATACAACCCATCAGACCCAAGCAGATACCAACAAGCCACTGTTCCCCCGGCAGAAGAAAGGGGCCACTGCACCATTCTgtga